Proteins from a genomic interval of Verrucomicrobium sp.:
- the plsX gene encoding phosphate acyltransferase PlsX, producing MKIALDAMGGDFAPANPIAGAIQALREYPEISLVLVGDRARVEAELAKHDVRGLEGRYEFAHASQVVEMHDNPLDSVRRKRDSSISVSVDLLKEEKADAFVSAGHTGAAVAASVIKLRTLPGVERPGIATVLPTETNLFVLMDSGANIGATPRHLLDYGIMGSIYSREILGFANPRVGLLSIGTEDAKGNDLTKEAFRLLAESGLTFKGNVEGHDLFEDPVEVVVCDGFVGNVVLKTSESLASAIFHWLRHELVKSPLRKLGAWLARAAFYAIKKKTNYEEYGGSLLLGVNGVCVIAHGSSSPKAVKNAIRVAKEAVAHRVNPIIIEQIQRHHDRAQKNSQDSSAAVSSAS from the coding sequence TTGAAAATCGCCCTCGATGCGATGGGCGGGGACTTTGCCCCCGCCAATCCGATCGCCGGCGCCATCCAGGCCCTCCGCGAGTATCCTGAGATCTCCCTCGTCCTCGTGGGAGACCGGGCCCGCGTGGAGGCCGAGCTGGCCAAGCACGACGTGCGCGGCCTGGAGGGGCGCTACGAATTCGCCCACGCCTCCCAGGTCGTGGAGATGCACGACAACCCGCTCGACAGCGTCCGCCGCAAGCGCGACTCCTCGATCAGCGTCTCCGTCGACCTGCTGAAGGAAGAGAAGGCCGACGCCTTCGTCTCCGCCGGGCACACCGGGGCGGCCGTGGCCGCCTCCGTCATCAAGCTGCGCACCCTCCCCGGGGTGGAGCGCCCGGGCATCGCCACCGTGCTGCCCACGGAGACGAACCTCTTCGTCCTCATGGACTCCGGCGCCAACATCGGCGCCACGCCCCGCCACCTGCTGGACTACGGCATCATGGGCAGCATCTACTCCCGGGAGATCCTCGGCTTCGCCAACCCGCGCGTCGGCCTCCTGTCCATCGGCACGGAGGACGCCAAGGGCAACGACCTGACGAAGGAGGCCTTCCGCCTCCTCGCCGAATCCGGCCTGACCTTCAAGGGGAACGTCGAGGGGCACGACCTCTTCGAAGACCCCGTGGAAGTCGTCGTCTGCGACGGCTTCGTCGGCAACGTCGTCCTGAAGACCTCCGAGAGCCTGGCCAGCGCCATCTTCCACTGGCTGCGGCACGAGCTGGTGAAGTCCCCCCTGCGGAAGCTGGGAGCCTGGCTGGCCCGCGCCGCCTTCTACGCCATCAAGAAGAAGACCAATTACGAAGAATACGGCGGCTCCCTCCTCCTGGGGGTCAACGGCGTCTGCGTCATCGCCCACGGCTCCTCCAGCCCCAAGGCGGTCAAGAACGCCATCCGCGTCGCCAAGGAGGCGGTGGCCCACCGGGTCAACCCGATCATCATCGAACAGATCCAACGGCACCATGATCGCGCCCAGAAAAACTCTCAAGATTCATCCGCGGCAGTCTCATCCGCGTCGTAA
- the rpmF gene encoding 50S ribosomal protein L32 codes for MGVPKRKTSKARMRSRKAANKWTAPGLFTDKKTGNRHLGHTVDPKTGMYRGRQVLTKTAGE; via the coding sequence ATGGGAGTTCCCAAACGGAAGACCTCGAAGGCCCGCATGCGTTCCCGCAAGGCGGCGAACAAGTGGACCGCCCCCGGCCTTTTCACCGACAAGAAGACCGGCAACCGCCATCTGGGCCACACCGTCGACCCGAAGACCGGCATGTACCGCGGTCGCCAGGTCCTGACGAAGACCGCGGGCGAATAA
- the hrpB gene encoding ATP-dependent helicase HrpB — protein MSRLPIYEIADALAEALRTENRLILQAPTGSGKSTQVPQILLDRGLAGDGEIVVLQPRRLPTRMLAARVAAERGGQLGQEIGYQIRFDRVASDKTRVRFVTEGLLLRQMLAEPTLPGVSVLVFDEFHERHLHADVTLARALDLQKRLRPDLKIVVMSATLEAAALEKYLAPCVTLTSAGRTFPVTMEYLDKPVEGDRYPVWQLAADELQRLLPAHPEGDVLIFMPGGYEIDRTLSALRAVLPQQEWILLPLFGELPAKEQDAAVATYDKRKVVVATNVAETSLTIDGIRLVIDSGLARIAKHDPYRGINTLLVEPISRASADQRAGRAGRTAPGHCLRLWTAKQHEHRPVSELPEVKRLDLSEAVLSLRAGGMEDLRAFPWFEPPEPRALERAEGLLQDLGACDAANRLTAVGRRMSAFPMHPRYARMLLEADGRGCVRPVALIAAIMQGRPLLLRETDKKMGQNRDDFLGVETESDFFLLMRAWRFAEKSNFDLGRCKMLGIHAQAARQIGPLLENFLRLAGQQKLNVEEKPAPPEVIQRCLLVGFADHLARRLDGGTLRCDIVHNRRGTLVRESAAHDAPFFVAAEVREVNRGGQLDVLLSLATTVKEEWLRDAFPDDFSEKAEVFFDESLKRVIQKRRTVFRGLVLKETGEEAPDPDRAAALLAQRVLEGKMPLHGWDDAVEQWIVRLNRLREWMPELELPALTEEDRVTLLEQLCHGATSYREIKDRPVWPAVKAWLSPQQQGWLEKYAPERVPLQNSKGERKAKITYAKEGSPILAARIQDLYEVGGDLRIAGGKVPLVIQVLAPNHRPIQVTQNLTTFWKESYPKLKPELSRNYPKHEWR, from the coding sequence ATGAGCCGCCTCCCCATCTACGAGATCGCCGACGCGCTGGCCGAGGCCCTGCGGACGGAGAACCGCCTCATCCTCCAGGCGCCCACCGGATCCGGCAAGTCGACCCAGGTCCCCCAGATCCTCCTGGACCGCGGCCTGGCGGGGGACGGGGAGATCGTCGTCCTCCAGCCCCGGCGGCTCCCCACCCGCATGCTGGCCGCCCGCGTGGCGGCGGAGCGCGGCGGGCAGCTGGGCCAGGAAATCGGCTACCAGATCCGCTTCGACCGCGTCGCCTCGGACAAGACCCGCGTCCGCTTCGTCACGGAGGGGCTCCTCCTGCGCCAGATGCTGGCGGAGCCGACGCTCCCCGGCGTCTCCGTCCTGGTCTTCGACGAGTTCCACGAGCGCCACCTCCACGCCGACGTGACGCTGGCCCGCGCCCTCGACCTGCAAAAGCGGCTCCGGCCCGACCTGAAGATCGTCGTCATGTCGGCCACCCTGGAGGCGGCCGCGCTGGAGAAATACCTGGCCCCCTGCGTCACGCTCACCTCCGCCGGGCGGACCTTCCCCGTCACGATGGAATACCTCGACAAGCCGGTGGAGGGCGACCGCTACCCCGTGTGGCAATTGGCCGCCGACGAATTGCAGCGGCTCCTCCCCGCCCATCCGGAGGGGGACGTCCTCATCTTCATGCCGGGCGGCTACGAGATCGACCGCACCCTTTCCGCCCTCCGCGCCGTCCTGCCGCAGCAGGAATGGATCCTTCTTCCCCTCTTCGGCGAGCTTCCGGCCAAGGAACAGGACGCCGCCGTGGCGACGTACGACAAGCGGAAGGTCGTCGTGGCGACGAACGTGGCGGAAACGTCCCTCACCATCGACGGCATCCGCCTGGTCATCGACTCCGGCCTGGCCCGCATCGCCAAGCACGATCCCTACCGGGGCATCAACACGCTGCTGGTGGAGCCGATCAGCCGCGCCTCCGCCGACCAGCGCGCGGGCCGCGCGGGCCGCACCGCGCCGGGCCACTGCCTGCGCCTCTGGACGGCCAAACAGCACGAGCACCGCCCCGTCTCCGAGCTGCCGGAGGTCAAGCGCCTCGACCTTTCCGAGGCGGTCCTCTCCCTCCGCGCGGGCGGCATGGAGGACCTGCGGGCCTTCCCCTGGTTCGAGCCGCCGGAGCCGCGCGCCCTGGAGCGGGCGGAAGGGCTCCTGCAGGACCTCGGCGCGTGCGACGCGGCGAACCGCCTGACCGCCGTGGGCCGCCGGATGAGCGCCTTCCCCATGCACCCGCGCTACGCCCGAATGCTCCTGGAGGCGGACGGGCGCGGCTGCGTCCGCCCCGTCGCCCTCATCGCCGCCATCATGCAGGGGCGCCCCCTCCTCCTGCGGGAGACGGACAAGAAGATGGGCCAGAACCGGGACGACTTCCTGGGCGTGGAGACGGAATCCGATTTCTTCCTCCTCATGCGCGCCTGGCGCTTCGCGGAGAAATCCAATTTCGACCTGGGCCGCTGCAAGATGCTGGGCATCCACGCCCAGGCCGCACGGCAGATCGGGCCGCTTTTGGAAAACTTCCTCCGCCTGGCCGGACAGCAGAAGCTGAACGTGGAAGAAAAGCCCGCGCCGCCGGAGGTGATCCAGCGGTGCCTCCTCGTCGGCTTCGCCGACCACCTGGCGCGGCGGCTCGACGGCGGCACCCTGCGCTGCGACATCGTCCACAACCGGCGCGGCACCCTGGTCCGGGAAAGCGCCGCGCACGACGCCCCCTTCTTCGTCGCCGCCGAGGTGCGGGAGGTGAACCGGGGCGGCCAGCTCGACGTCCTCCTCTCCCTGGCCACCACCGTGAAGGAAGAGTGGCTGCGCGACGCCTTCCCGGACGATTTCTCCGAGAAGGCCGAGGTCTTCTTCGACGAGAGCCTCAAGCGCGTCATCCAAAAGCGCCGCACCGTCTTCCGCGGCCTGGTCTTAAAGGAAACGGGGGAGGAAGCGCCCGATCCCGACCGGGCCGCCGCCCTCCTGGCCCAGCGCGTCCTGGAAGGGAAGATGCCCCTCCACGGCTGGGACGACGCGGTGGAGCAGTGGATCGTCCGCCTCAACCGCCTGCGGGAATGGATGCCGGAGCTGGAGCTGCCCGCCCTGACCGAGGAGGACCGCGTGACCCTCTTGGAGCAGCTCTGCCACGGCGCCACCAGCTACCGGGAGATCAAGGACCGCCCCGTCTGGCCCGCCGTGAAGGCGTGGCTCTCCCCCCAGCAGCAGGGGTGGCTGGAAAAATACGCGCCGGAGCGGGTGCCCCTGCAAAATTCCAAAGGGGAGCGGAAGGCGAAGATCACCTACGCGAAGGAGGGCAGCCCCATCCTGGCCGCGCGCATCCAGGATCTCTACGAGGTGGGCGGCGACCTGCGGATCGCCGGGGGAAAGGTGCCGCTGGTCATCCAGGTCCTGGCGCCCAACCACCGCCCCATCCAGGTCACCCAGAACCTGACGACCTTCTGGAAGGAATCCTACCCGAAGCTTAAGCCCGAGTTATCGCGGAATTACCCGAAGCACGAGTGGCGCTGA
- the thiS gene encoding sulfur carrier protein ThiS — MIGIVLNGQPVEVAPGTLLKDLAAKFSLPAKAILVERNGEALLHSEWPETPVAAGDRIEFIRMVAGG; from the coding sequence ATGATCGGCATCGTTCTCAACGGGCAGCCCGTCGAGGTGGCGCCCGGCACCCTCCTGAAGGATCTGGCCGCGAAGTTCAGCCTCCCTGCCAAGGCCATCCTCGTCGAACGGAACGGCGAGGCCCTTCTCCATTCCGAGTGGCCGGAAACGCCCGTCGCCGCGGGCGACCGGATCGAATTCATCCGCATGGTGGCCGGGGGATGA
- the thiH gene encoding 2-iminoacetate synthase ThiH — translation MTFSESFRAGPPPAAALRRFAALLEPDADLEAAAREAQLLTRRHFGKTMRLFAPLYLSNECINICKYCGFSRDNPILRTTLTVDQVETEARHLAAEGFRNLLLVAGEHPKFVSEGYMAECVARIRPFVPSVSLEVAPMETEAYLPLTAAGAEGLVVYQESYDREAYAELHTAGPKRDFDWRLDTPERAYAAGFRRLGIGALFGLAPWRTEAMALAAHAAHLLKHCWKASLTISLPRLKPAAGDFAPRHPFTDRDFVQLLCALRIAFPQVGLVLSTRERPAFRDALANLGVTMMSAGSHTEPGGYTGAGRDTLHRTEKGRAVSLAESEKEATATEQFSVSDERSPAQVAARLRELGLEPVWKDWEVCLGA, via the coding sequence ATGACCTTTTCCGAATCGTTCCGCGCCGGGCCGCCTCCGGCCGCTGCGCTCCGCCGCTTCGCCGCGCTCCTGGAACCGGACGCCGACCTGGAAGCCGCCGCCCGCGAGGCGCAGCTGCTCACCCGCCGCCACTTCGGCAAGACGATGCGGCTCTTCGCGCCGCTCTATCTTTCCAACGAGTGCATCAACATCTGCAAGTATTGCGGCTTCTCCCGCGACAACCCGATCCTCCGCACCACGCTCACCGTCGACCAGGTGGAAACGGAGGCCCGCCACCTGGCCGCCGAAGGGTTCCGCAACCTCCTCCTCGTCGCCGGGGAGCATCCCAAGTTCGTTTCCGAGGGCTACATGGCGGAGTGCGTCGCGCGCATCCGCCCCTTCGTCCCCTCCGTCTCGCTCGAAGTCGCGCCGATGGAGACGGAGGCCTACCTGCCGCTGACCGCCGCCGGGGCGGAAGGCCTCGTCGTCTACCAGGAGAGCTACGACCGGGAAGCCTACGCGGAACTCCACACAGCCGGTCCCAAGCGGGACTTCGACTGGCGGCTCGACACCCCGGAGCGGGCCTACGCCGCCGGGTTCCGCCGCCTGGGCATCGGCGCCCTCTTCGGCCTGGCCCCGTGGCGCACGGAAGCGATGGCCTTGGCCGCCCACGCCGCCCACCTGCTGAAACATTGCTGGAAGGCCTCCCTCACCATCTCCCTGCCCCGGCTCAAGCCCGCCGCGGGCGACTTCGCCCCGCGCCATCCCTTCACCGACCGGGACTTCGTCCAGCTCCTCTGCGCCCTGCGCATCGCCTTCCCGCAGGTCGGCCTGGTCCTCTCCACCCGCGAGCGGCCCGCCTTCCGCGACGCGCTGGCCAACCTGGGCGTCACCATGATGAGCGCCGGCTCCCACACCGAGCCCGGCGGCTACACCGGCGCGGGCCGCGACACCCTCCACCGCACGGAAAAAGGCCGCGCCGTCTCCCTGGCGGAAAGCGAGAAGGAGGCGACCGCCACGGAGCAGTTCTCCGTCAGCGACGAGCGGAGCCCCGCCCAGGTCGCCGCGCGGCTGCGGGAGCTGGGCCTGGAGCCGGTCTGGAAAGATTGGGAAGTCTGCCTCGGGGCCTGA
- a CDS encoding thiazole synthase has product MISPQTWQIAGRTFRSRLLVGTGKFSSNAAMIAALEASGAEIVTVALRRADLTGKEDPYADILTAIDPEKYLLLPNTSGAMNAEEAVRLARLAASAGLPKWVKLEIHPDPRYLLPDPIETLAATEILAKEGFTVLPYINADPVLAKRLEDAGAATVMPLGAPIGSNRGLETRAQLEIIVEQATVPVIVDAGLGAPSHAAAALELGASAVLVNTALAVAPDPAAMAHAFKLAVEAGRIAYETGLAPAHVQAEATSPLTGFLEPAGTR; this is encoded by the coding sequence ATGATTTCTCCCCAAACCTGGCAGATCGCGGGCCGGACGTTCCGTTCCCGGCTCCTGGTCGGCACCGGCAAGTTCTCCTCCAACGCCGCCATGATCGCCGCGCTGGAAGCGAGCGGCGCGGAGATCGTCACCGTCGCCCTGCGCCGGGCCGACCTCACGGGGAAGGAAGACCCCTACGCCGACATCCTCACCGCCATCGACCCGGAGAAATACCTCCTCCTGCCGAACACCTCCGGCGCGATGAACGCGGAGGAAGCCGTCCGCCTGGCCCGCCTGGCCGCCAGCGCCGGGCTGCCGAAGTGGGTGAAGCTGGAGATCCACCCCGATCCCCGCTACCTCCTGCCCGACCCCATCGAGACCCTGGCCGCCACCGAAATCCTGGCCAAGGAAGGTTTCACCGTCCTTCCCTACATCAACGCCGACCCCGTCCTGGCCAAGCGCCTGGAAGACGCCGGCGCGGCCACCGTCATGCCGCTGGGCGCCCCCATCGGCTCCAACCGGGGCCTGGAAACCCGCGCGCAGCTGGAAATCATCGTCGAGCAGGCCACCGTCCCCGTCATCGTCGACGCGGGCCTGGGCGCGCCTTCCCACGCCGCCGCCGCGCTGGAGCTGGGCGCCTCCGCCGTCCTAGTGAACACGGCCCTGGCCGTCGCCCCCGATCCCGCCGCCATGGCCCACGCCTTCAAGCTGGCCGTGGAGGCCGGGCGGATCGCCTACGAAACGGGCCTCGCTCCCGCCCACGTCCAGGCGGAGGCGACCAGCCCCCTCACCGGGTTCCTGGAGCCCGCCGGGACGCGATGA
- a CDS encoding ABC transporter substrate-binding protein, producing MHFTLGHSPDPDDAFMFYALAKDKIDARGHTFEHLLQDIETLNQRAFREELDITAFSIHAYAYLSDKYALLPSGASMGDNYGPRLVAKRMYSKEELAKAKIAIPGKLTSAFLALQLYLDQTAEQFDWIEVPFDQIFDAVKDGRADVGLIIHEGQLTYQKEGLVLCEDLGAWWHRETGGLPLPLGGNGVRKALGKETNQELSKILKESISYGLAHRKEGVDYALPFGRGLDTQLADDFIGMYVNELTVDYGERGRAGIREFLSRAEKKGLIPKQGPLEFVE from the coding sequence ATGCATTTTACCCTCGGCCATTCCCCCGACCCGGACGACGCCTTCATGTTCTACGCCCTGGCCAAGGACAAGATCGACGCCCGCGGCCACACCTTCGAGCACCTGCTCCAGGATATCGAGACGCTCAACCAGCGCGCATTCCGGGAAGAGCTGGACATCACCGCCTTCTCCATCCACGCCTACGCCTACCTTTCGGACAAATACGCCCTGCTCCCCAGCGGCGCCAGCATGGGGGACAACTACGGCCCCCGCCTGGTGGCCAAGCGGATGTATTCCAAGGAGGAGCTGGCCAAGGCCAAGATCGCCATCCCGGGCAAGCTCACCAGCGCCTTCCTGGCCCTCCAGCTCTACCTGGACCAGACCGCCGAGCAGTTTGACTGGATCGAGGTCCCCTTCGACCAGATCTTTGACGCCGTGAAGGACGGCCGGGCCGACGTCGGCCTCATCATCCATGAAGGGCAGCTGACCTATCAAAAGGAAGGCCTCGTCCTCTGCGAGGACCTGGGCGCCTGGTGGCACCGGGAAACCGGCGGCCTCCCCCTCCCCCTGGGCGGCAACGGCGTCCGCAAGGCCCTGGGGAAGGAAACCAATCAGGAGCTCTCCAAGATCCTCAAGGAAAGCATCTCCTACGGCCTGGCCCACCGGAAGGAGGGCGTCGACTACGCCCTGCCCTTTGGCCGGGGCCTGGATACGCAGCTGGCGGACGACTTCATCGGCATGTACGTGAACGAGCTGACCGTCGACTACGGCGAGCGGGGCCGCGCGGGCATCCGGGAATTCCTGAGCCGGGCGGAAAAGAAGGGCCTGATCCCGAAGCAGGGCCCCCTCGAATTCGTCGAATAG
- a CDS encoding cation diffusion facilitator family transporter, whose protein sequence is MEPAHPKKHGVHRALFLTTLGLLVNAALAAVKITAGVLGHSTALFADGIESSADTLTSLIIWAGFRQSLRPPDASHPFGHGKVESLAGFLVALALLGASLVIAVQGVGQVLHPGPEPHWLTLPVLAIVIVIKEFLARRVLSTGEDLQSRSLHNEAWHHRADALTSIAAFVGISVALLGGPKYVAADGVAALVACVIVAINGLRLLGPSLDDMLDAAPPAALRRKIRELAESVKGVERIEKCRVRKSGLELQVVIHVEVDGQMTVEKGHAIAHDVKDRLIESSLGVAEVDVHIEPAGQTEGREHTPPPSN, encoded by the coding sequence ATGGAACCCGCGCATCCCAAAAAACACGGCGTCCATCGGGCCCTCTTCCTCACCACGCTGGGCCTGCTGGTCAACGCCGCGCTGGCCGCGGTGAAGATCACCGCGGGTGTCCTGGGCCACTCCACCGCCCTCTTTGCCGACGGCATCGAGTCCTCCGCCGATACCCTCACCTCCCTGATTATCTGGGCGGGATTCCGGCAGTCCCTCCGGCCTCCGGACGCCTCCCACCCCTTCGGCCACGGGAAGGTCGAGTCCCTGGCGGGCTTCCTCGTCGCCCTGGCGCTGCTGGGAGCCTCCCTGGTCATCGCCGTGCAGGGCGTCGGGCAGGTCCTCCATCCCGGGCCGGAACCCCACTGGCTGACCCTGCCCGTCCTGGCCATCGTCATCGTCATCAAGGAATTCCTGGCCCGCCGCGTCCTGAGCACGGGCGAGGATCTGCAAAGCCGCTCCCTCCATAACGAGGCCTGGCACCACCGGGCCGACGCCCTCACCTCCATCGCCGCCTTTGTCGGCATCTCCGTGGCCCTGCTGGGCGGCCCCAAATACGTCGCCGCCGATGGCGTGGCCGCCCTGGTGGCCTGCGTCATCGTGGCGATCAACGGCCTGCGCCTCCTGGGCCCCTCCTTGGACGACATGCTGGACGCCGCCCCGCCCGCCGCCCTGCGGCGGAAGATCCGGGAACTGGCCGAATCGGTCAAAGGGGTGGAACGAATCGAGAAATGCCGCGTGCGGAAAAGCGGCCTGGAGCTGCAAGTCGTCATCCACGTGGAGGTCGACGGGCAGATGACAGTGGAAAAGGGGCACGCCATCGCCCATGACGTGAAGGACCGCCTGATCGAATCCTCCCTGGGTGTCGCGGAGGTCGACGTCCACATCGAACCCGCCGGACAGACCGAAGGGCGGGAACACACGCCCCCTCCGTCCAACTAG
- the ilvD gene encoding dihydroxy-acid dehydratase yields the protein MRTIDDPSRKPTKPLPPAHRLFSASVVDGVERAPNRSMLYPTGFQHEDFKKNLIGVGSAWSEVTPCNIHLDKLAEEAAGGVDAAGGKAISFNTITVSDGISMGTEGMKYSLASREVIADSIETVVGCQGLDGLVFVGGCDKNMPGALMAIGRLNRPAVFVYGGTILPGCFKGKDIDLVNVFEAVGARANGKIPQTELDAIEKCAIPGPGSCGGMYTANTMACAIEALGMSLPNSSSAIAESKEKVDECRHAGAAVIPLIAKNIRPRDIMTRKAFENAITVVMALGGSTNAVLHLLAIAHAAGVKLELDDFTRIGKRVPVLADLKPSGRYVMAALCRIGGLVPLMKRLLDKGLLHGDCLTVTGKTVAQNLKNAPDYPAGQDIIRPFEDPIKPDGHLVVLRGNLAPDGAVAKISGKEGLSFRGKARCFDSEEEALAAILDNRVKKGDVIVVRYEGPRGGPGMREMLAPTSAVMGKGLGKDVALITDGRFSGGSHGFVVGHIAPEAYVGGPLALVKNGDPILIDAQKRVIALDVPVRELAARKKKWKTPAPRYTRGVLAKYAEQVSSAHLGAVTDLHFAPKRGK from the coding sequence GTGAGAACCATCGACGATCCCAGCCGCAAGCCGACGAAACCCCTGCCCCCCGCCCACCGCCTTTTTTCCGCCTCGGTGGTCGACGGCGTGGAGCGCGCGCCGAACCGCTCGATGCTCTACCCCACCGGCTTCCAGCACGAAGATTTCAAGAAGAACCTGATCGGCGTCGGCTCCGCCTGGAGCGAGGTCACCCCCTGCAACATCCACCTGGACAAGCTGGCCGAAGAGGCCGCCGGGGGCGTCGACGCGGCGGGCGGCAAGGCCATCTCCTTCAACACCATCACCGTCTCCGACGGCATCTCCATGGGTACGGAAGGGATGAAGTATTCCCTGGCCTCCCGCGAGGTGATTGCCGACTCGATCGAGACCGTCGTCGGCTGCCAGGGCCTGGACGGCTTGGTCTTCGTCGGCGGGTGCGACAAGAACATGCCCGGCGCGCTCATGGCCATCGGCCGCCTGAACCGGCCCGCCGTCTTCGTCTACGGCGGCACCATCCTGCCCGGCTGCTTCAAGGGGAAGGACATCGACCTGGTGAACGTCTTTGAGGCCGTCGGCGCCCGCGCCAACGGAAAGATCCCCCAGACCGAACTCGACGCGATCGAAAAGTGCGCCATTCCCGGCCCCGGCTCCTGCGGCGGCATGTACACCGCCAACACGATGGCCTGCGCCATCGAGGCCCTGGGCATGAGCCTGCCGAACAGCTCTTCGGCCATCGCCGAGTCGAAGGAGAAAGTCGACGAATGCCGCCACGCCGGCGCCGCCGTCATCCCCCTCATCGCCAAAAATATCCGCCCCCGCGACATCATGACGCGGAAGGCCTTTGAGAACGCCATCACCGTCGTCATGGCCCTGGGCGGCAGCACCAACGCCGTCCTCCACCTCCTGGCCATCGCCCACGCCGCAGGGGTGAAGCTGGAGCTGGACGACTTCACCCGCATCGGCAAGCGGGTCCCCGTCCTGGCCGACCTGAAGCCCAGCGGCCGCTACGTCATGGCCGCCCTCTGCCGCATCGGCGGCCTGGTGCCGCTCATGAAGCGGCTCCTGGACAAGGGCCTCCTGCACGGCGACTGCCTGACCGTCACGGGCAAGACCGTGGCCCAGAACCTGAAGAACGCCCCCGATTACCCCGCCGGGCAGGACATCATCCGCCCCTTCGAGGACCCCATCAAGCCGGACGGCCACCTCGTCGTCCTCCGCGGCAACCTGGCCCCGGACGGCGCCGTGGCGAAGATCAGCGGCAAGGAGGGCCTCTCCTTCCGCGGCAAGGCCCGCTGCTTCGACTCGGAAGAGGAGGCCCTGGCCGCCATCCTGGACAACCGCGTGAAGAAAGGGGACGTCATCGTCGTCCGCTATGAGGGGCCGCGCGGCGGCCCGGGCATGCGGGAAATGCTGGCCCCCACCTCCGCCGTCATGGGCAAGGGGCTGGGGAAGGACGTGGCCCTCATCACCGACGGGCGCTTCTCCGGCGGCAGCCACGGCTTCGTCGTCGGCCACATCGCGCCGGAAGCCTACGTCGGGGGCCCACTGGCCCTGGTGAAGAACGGGGACCCCATCCTCATCGACGCGCAGAAGCGCGTCATCGCCCTGGACGTGCCCGTCCGGGAGCTGGCCGCCCGCAAAAAGAAGTGGAAGACGCCCGCCCCCCGCTACACCCGGGGCGTCCTGGCCAAGTATGCGGAACAGGTCAGCTCCGCCCACCTGGGCGCGGTGACCGATTTGCACTTTGCCCCAAAGCGGGGTAAGTAA
- a CDS encoding TatD family hydrolase, whose amino-acid sequence MILETHAHLYYPDFDADRGEVVARAREQGVTEIIAIGTGLESSRKCVALTREYPGVLWATVGIHPCDVGPGSLAELEEIRPLLAQSGVVAVGEIGLDYHRLPEDPAQVAAIKRLQAEAFRAQLEMAAQAKLNVVIHQRDSWDDTLAILKEFTGRLRGVYHCFGGTTAQAEELFALGHLVSFTGIVTFKNGKGVLETAAKIPLDKFMVETDCPYLAPVPHRGQRCEPAHTRLIAQTIADARGLSLADLGAATTATARGFFRFPEK is encoded by the coding sequence GTGATCCTCGAGACGCACGCGCACCTCTACTACCCCGACTTCGACGCCGACCGGGGCGAGGTCGTCGCCCGCGCCCGGGAACAGGGCGTCACGGAAATCATCGCCATCGGCACCGGCCTGGAATCGAGCCGCAAATGCGTTGCCCTCACGCGGGAGTATCCCGGCGTCCTCTGGGCCACCGTGGGCATCCACCCGTGCGACGTCGGCCCCGGCTCCCTGGCGGAATTGGAGGAGATCCGCCCCCTGCTGGCCCAGTCCGGCGTCGTCGCCGTGGGGGAAATCGGCCTCGACTACCACCGGCTGCCGGAAGACCCCGCGCAGGTGGCCGCAATCAAGCGCCTGCAGGCGGAAGCCTTCCGCGCCCAGCTGGAAATGGCCGCCCAGGCGAAACTCAACGTCGTCATCCACCAGCGGGATTCCTGGGACGACACCCTGGCCATCCTCAAGGAATTCACCGGCCGGCTGCGCGGCGTCTACCACTGCTTCGGCGGCACCACGGCGCAGGCGGAAGAGCTCTTCGCCCTGGGCCACCTGGTTTCCTTCACCGGCATCGTGACGTTCAAGAACGGCAAGGGGGTCCTGGAAACGGCAGCGAAGATCCCCCTGGATAAGTTCATGGTGGAGACCGATTGCCCCTACCTGGCCCCCGTCCCCCACCGCGGCCAGCGGTGCGAACCGGCCCACACCCGCCTCATCGCCCAGACCATCGCCGACGCGCGGGGCCTTTCCCTGGCCGACCTGGGCGCCGCCACCACCGCCACGGCGCGCGGTTTCTTCCGCTTTCCTGAAAAATAA